The following are encoded together in the Pseudomonas sp. IB20 genome:
- the apbC gene encoding iron-sulfur cluster carrier protein ApbC — protein sequence MSAVNRAAVEAVLRQYTDPYLNQDPVSAGCVRAIEVQGDQVSVQLELGYAAGLFKSGWAQMLQMAIEGLDGVRSAKVDIQCVIAAHKAQAQIPGLANVKNVVAVASGKGGVGKSTTAANLALALAREGARVGILDADIYGPSQGVMFGIAEGTRPKVKDQKWFVPIESMGVEVMSMAFLTDDNTPMVWRGPMVSGALLQLVTQTAWGDLDYLVIDMPPGTGDIQLTLAQKVPVAGSVIVTTPQDLALLDARKGVEMFRKVNIPVLGVVENMAVHICSNCGHAEHLFGEGGGEKLATQYGVELLASLPLAMEIREQADGGKPTVAAEPDGQLAMIYQELARHVGARIVLQEAAAPAMPTITVSDD from the coding sequence ATGAGCGCCGTCAATCGCGCAGCGGTGGAAGCCGTTCTTCGCCAATACACCGACCCCTATTTGAACCAGGACCCGGTCAGCGCCGGCTGTGTACGCGCCATCGAGGTCCAGGGCGACCAGGTTTCAGTCCAGTTGGAACTGGGTTATGCCGCCGGTCTGTTCAAGAGCGGTTGGGCGCAGATGCTGCAAATGGCCATTGAGGGCTTGGACGGCGTGCGTTCGGCCAAGGTCGACATCCAGTGCGTGATCGCCGCGCACAAGGCCCAGGCGCAGATCCCAGGCCTGGCCAACGTCAAGAACGTGGTCGCCGTGGCGTCCGGCAAGGGCGGCGTGGGTAAATCCACCACGGCCGCCAACCTGGCGCTGGCGCTGGCCCGCGAAGGTGCCCGCGTGGGTATTCTCGACGCCGACATCTACGGCCCCAGCCAAGGCGTGATGTTCGGCATTGCCGAAGGCACCCGACCCAAGGTCAAGGACCAGAAGTGGTTCGTACCGATTGAGTCGATGGGCGTTGAGGTCATGTCCATGGCTTTTCTCACCGATGACAACACGCCGATGGTCTGGCGCGGGCCGATGGTCTCCGGCGCGCTGCTGCAACTGGTCACCCAGACCGCCTGGGGCGACCTGGATTACTTGGTGATCGACATGCCGCCAGGCACCGGCGATATCCAGCTGACCCTGGCGCAGAAAGTCCCGGTGGCCGGCTCGGTGATCGTGACCACGCCCCAGGACCTGGCGCTGCTCGACGCCAGAAAAGGCGTGGAGATGTTCCGCAAGGTCAACATCCCGGTGCTGGGTGTTGTGGAAAACATGGCGGTACACATCTGCTCCAACTGCGGGCATGCCGAGCATCTGTTTGGCGAGGGCGGCGGCGAGAAGCTGGCAACCCAATACGGCGTCGAACTGCTGGCCTCGTTGCCGCTGGCGATGGAAATTCGTGAGCAGGCTGACGGCGGCAAGCCCACTGTGGCGGCCGAGCCCGACGGGCAGCTTGCAATGATCTACCAAGAGTTGGCCCGTCATGTGGGCGCGCGGATCGTCTTGCAAGAAGCAGCAGCGCCGGCAATGCCGACGATTACGGTCAGCGACGACTGA
- the rsxB gene encoding electron transport complex subunit RsxB, producing the protein MTLIQRIDALLPQTQCGKCGHPGCKPYAEGIALGEAINKCPPGGQETIAGLAQLLRVPVLELDTSRGEAPALVAYIREAECIGCTKCIQACPVDAIVGAAKLMHTVIMDECTGCDLCVAPCPVDCIEMRPAASVLPIVGDLAASDHQRHERGLKRDRARRRFEQRNTRLQREEAHRLAERLARAKRSLPVAPVHADTAQAARDAAVKKAKITVAMSRAQLHKSLKAFGHPPTSEQQSQLIVLQQQFEAAEQALSALEVGNPPPPPTLKDPELKRAKIQLAMRRAALKKAQDQNADEQQLATLNAALATAEQTLHDAEAASEQPRPDLQRVEKRPIDARLRQLKTALAYARADVSKLQRQPGASVDELNAAQHKLDEAQRQVDAHTGG; encoded by the coding sequence ATGACGCTGATTCAACGTATCGACGCGCTGCTGCCGCAGACCCAATGCGGCAAGTGCGGGCACCCTGGCTGCAAGCCTTACGCCGAGGGCATCGCGCTTGGCGAGGCGATCAACAAGTGCCCGCCCGGTGGGCAGGAAACCATCGCGGGCCTTGCGCAATTACTGCGTGTGCCAGTGCTGGAACTGGACACCAGCCGAGGTGAAGCCCCAGCCCTGGTCGCCTATATCCGCGAGGCCGAGTGCATCGGCTGCACCAAATGCATCCAGGCCTGCCCGGTGGATGCGATTGTTGGCGCCGCCAAATTGATGCACACCGTCATCATGGATGAGTGCACCGGTTGCGACCTGTGCGTCGCGCCCTGCCCTGTCGATTGCATTGAGATGCGCCCAGCGGCCAGCGTGCTGCCGATTGTGGGCGACCTGGCGGCCAGTGATCACCAGCGCCACGAGCGTGGCCTCAAGCGCGATCGTGCGCGGCGACGCTTTGAGCAACGCAATACGCGGCTGCAACGGGAAGAAGCACACAGGCTCGCCGAACGCCTTGCACGCGCCAAGCGCTCACTGCCTGTTGCGCCCGTGCACGCTGACACCGCTCAGGCGGCCAGGGATGCAGCCGTCAAGAAAGCCAAAATCACGGTCGCGATGAGTCGGGCCCAACTGCATAAGTCACTGAAGGCGTTTGGTCACCCGCCGACCTCTGAGCAACAGTCGCAGCTGATTGTTCTGCAGCAACAGTTCGAAGCAGCGGAGCAGGCGCTCAGTGCACTGGAGGTGGGCAATCCGCCGCCACCGCCAACCCTGAAAGACCCTGAACTCAAGCGTGCGAAAATCCAGCTAGCCATGCGCCGCGCCGCGTTAAAAAAGGCTCAGGACCAGAACGCTGACGAACAGCAACTGGCCACCTTGAATGCTGCACTGGCCACTGCCGAGCAAACCTTGCATGACGCAGAAGCTGCCAGCGAGCAGCCACGACCCGACTTGCAGCGTGTTGAAAAGCGCCCCATCGACGCCAGACTGCGCCAACTCAAAACCGCCCTGGCTTATGCACGGGCCGATGTGAGCAAGTTGCAACGCCAACCGGGCGCCAGCGTGGATGAGCTGAATGCCGCACAACACAAGCTGGATGAAGCGCAGCGCCAAGTGGACGCCCACACCGGCGGTTGA
- a CDS encoding response regulator transcription factor: protein MNKVLIVDDHPVIRLAVRMLMERHGYEVVAETDNGVDALQLAREHVPDIVILDIGIPKLDGLEVICRLASTKQATPVKVLVLTSQAPGHFSMRCMQAGAAGYVCKQQDLTELLSAIKAVLSGYSYFPNQALNSVRSTMGNASEADMVERLSGREMMVLQQLARGKTNKEIADGMFLSNKTVSTYKTRLLLKLNARSLVDLIELAQRNGLV from the coding sequence ATGAATAAAGTGCTGATCGTGGATGATCATCCCGTCATTCGTCTTGCTGTGCGCATGCTAATGGAGCGTCATGGTTATGAAGTCGTTGCCGAGACTGATAACGGCGTCGATGCGTTGCAACTTGCGCGCGAGCATGTGCCTGATATTGTCATACTGGATATCGGTATCCCCAAACTCGATGGCCTGGAAGTTATTTGCCGCCTGGCCTCTACCAAGCAGGCCACGCCTGTCAAGGTGTTGGTGCTGACGTCGCAGGCGCCCGGGCATTTTTCCATGCGCTGCATGCAGGCGGGGGCGGCTGGGTACGTGTGCAAGCAGCAGGACCTGACTGAGTTGTTGAGCGCCATCAAGGCGGTGCTCTCCGGCTACAGCTATTTCCCTAACCAGGCACTCAACTCCGTGCGCTCCACCATGGGTAACGCCAGTGAAGCGGATATGGTCGAGCGCTTGTCGGGTCGAGAGATGATGGTGTTGCAGCAACTGGCGCGTGGCAAAACCAACAAGGAGATCGCCGACGGCATGTTCCTGAGCAACAAGACGGTCAGTACCTATAAGACGCGTCTGCTACTCAAGCTCAATGCACGTTCGCTCGTGGATCTTATCGAGCTGGCCCAGCGCAACGGCCTCGTATAA
- the metG gene encoding methionine--tRNA ligase translates to MSEPRKILVTSALPYANGSIHLGHMLEYIQTDMWVRFQKHRGNQCIYVCADDAHGSAIMLRAEKEGITPEQLIANVQAEHSADFAEFLVDFDNFHSTHSDENRELSSQIYTRLRDAGHIATRSITQYFDPEKKMFLADRFIKGTCPKCGTEDQYGDNCEKCGATYAPTDLKNPRSAISGAIPVLKDSQHFFFKLPDFQQMLQTWTRSGTLQDAVANKIAEWLDAGLQQWDISRDAPYFGFEIPDEPGKYFYVWLDAPIGYMASFKNLCDRTPELDFDAFWAKDSTAELYHFIGKDIVNFHALFWPAMLEGSGYRKPTGIAVHGYLTVNGQKMSKSRGTFIKARTYLDHLSPEYLRYYYASKLGRGVDDLDLNLEDFVQKVNSDLVGKVVNIASRCAGFIHKGNAGLLVAENAAPELTEAFLAAAPNIADAYEARDFARAMREIMGLADRANAWIADKAPWSLNKQEGKQAEVQAICATGVNLFRQLVIFLKPVLPLLAADAEAFLNVAPLTWNDHTTLLSNHPLNEFKPLMTRIDPIKVQAMTDASKEDLVASQTDTGESAPAGNGELAKDPLSPEIDFDAFAAVDLRVALIIKAEAVEGADKLLRLTLDIGDEQRNVFSGIKSAYPDPSKLDGRLTMMIANLKPRKMKFGISEGMVMAAGPGGEEIYLLSPDSGAKPGQRIK, encoded by the coding sequence ATGTCAGAGCCACGCAAGATCCTCGTCACCAGCGCCCTGCCCTATGCCAATGGTTCTATCCATCTTGGCCATATGCTTGAGTACATCCAGACCGATATGTGGGTGCGCTTCCAGAAGCATCGCGGCAATCAATGCATTTATGTCTGCGCAGACGACGCCCACGGATCGGCCATCATGTTGCGCGCCGAAAAGGAAGGGATCACCCCGGAACAACTGATCGCCAATGTGCAGGCTGAACACAGCGCCGACTTTGCCGAGTTCCTGGTGGATTTCGACAATTTCCACTCGACCCACTCCGACGAAAACCGCGAGCTGTCGAGCCAGATCTACACGCGCCTGCGCGACGCCGGGCACATTGCCACGCGCTCGATCACGCAGTATTTCGACCCGGAAAAGAAAATGTTCCTGGCCGACCGCTTCATCAAGGGCACCTGCCCGAAATGCGGCACCGAAGACCAATACGGCGACAACTGCGAGAAGTGCGGTGCCACTTACGCACCTACCGACCTGAAAAACCCAAGGTCGGCCATCTCCGGCGCCATTCCGGTGCTCAAGGACTCCCAGCACTTCTTCTTCAAGCTCCCGGATTTCCAGCAGATGCTGCAAACCTGGACCCGCAGCGGCACCCTGCAGGACGCCGTGGCCAACAAGATCGCCGAGTGGCTGGATGCCGGCCTGCAACAGTGGGACATCTCCCGCGATGCGCCGTACTTCGGTTTCGAGATCCCGGACGAGCCGGGCAAGTACTTCTATGTGTGGCTGGACGCGCCGATCGGCTACATGGCCAGCTTCAAGAACCTCTGCGACCGCACTCCGGAGCTGGATTTCGACGCGTTCTGGGCCAAGGACTCCACCGCCGAGCTGTACCACTTCATCGGCAAGGACATCGTCAACTTCCACGCGCTGTTCTGGCCGGCGATGCTCGAAGGTTCGGGTTACCGCAAGCCAACCGGCATTGCCGTGCACGGCTACCTGACGGTCAACGGCCAGAAGATGTCCAAGTCGCGTGGCACCTTTATCAAGGCGCGCACCTACCTCGACCATCTGTCGCCGGAATACCTGCGCTACTACTACGCGTCCAAGCTGGGCCGTGGCGTCGACGACCTCGACCTGAACCTGGAAGACTTCGTACAAAAGGTCAACTCGGACCTGGTGGGCAAAGTCGTCAACATCGCCAGCCGTTGCGCCGGGTTTATCCACAAGGGCAATGCCGGCCTGCTGGTGGCCGAAAACGCTGCGCCGGAACTGACCGAAGCGTTCCTGGCCGCCGCGCCAAACATTGCCGACGCCTATGAAGCCCGCGACTTCGCCCGTGCCATGCGCGAGATCATGGGCCTGGCCGACCGTGCCAACGCCTGGATCGCCGACAAGGCACCATGGTCGCTGAACAAGCAGGAAGGCAAGCAGGCTGAAGTCCAGGCGATCTGCGCCACGGGCGTCAACCTGTTCCGCCAGTTGGTGATCTTCCTCAAGCCGGTGCTGCCATTGCTGGCTGCCGACGCCGAGGCGTTCCTCAACGTCGCGCCGCTGACTTGGAACGACCACACCACCTTGCTCAGCAACCACCCGTTGAATGAGTTCAAGCCGCTGATGACCCGTATCGACCCGATCAAGGTGCAGGCGATGACCGATGCTTCGAAAGAAGACCTGGTCGCCAGCCAGACCGACACCGGCGAATCTGCACCTGCCGGCAACGGCGAACTGGCCAAAGACCCGCTCTCCCCGGAAATCGACTTCGACGCCTTTGCCGCCGTGGACCTGCGCGTCGCGCTGATCATCAAGGCCGAAGCCGTGGAGGGTGCCGACAAGCTGCTGCGCCTGACACTGGACATCGGTGATGAGCAACGCAACGTGTTCTCCGGGATCAAGAGCGCTTACCCGGACCCGTCCAAGCTCGATGGTCGGCTGACCATGATGATCGCCAACCTCAAGCCACGGAAAATGAAGTTCGGCATTTCCGAAGGCATGGTGATGGCGGCTGGCCCTGGTGGTGAAGAAATCTACCTGCTGAGCCCGGACAGCGGCGCGAAGCCGGGGCAACGGATCAAGTAA
- the nth gene encoding endonuclease III, with product MNAAKRLEIFRRFHEDNPEPKTELAYSSPFELLIAVILSAQSTDVGVNKATAKLYPVANTPEAIYALGVAGLSEYIKTIGLYNSKAKNVIETCRLLVELHGSEVPQTREALEALPGVGRKTANVVLNTAFRQLTMAVDTHIFRVSNRTGIARGKNVVEVEKQLMKFVPKPYLLDSHHWLILHGRYVCQARKPRCGSCRIEDLCEYKDKTSDD from the coding sequence ATGAACGCCGCAAAACGCCTGGAAATTTTCCGCAGGTTTCACGAAGACAATCCAGAACCCAAGACCGAGCTGGCTTACTCCTCGCCGTTCGAGTTGCTGATTGCGGTGATTCTGTCGGCCCAATCCACGGACGTTGGCGTCAACAAGGCCACGGCCAAACTGTATCCAGTAGCCAATACGCCAGAGGCCATCTATGCCTTGGGCGTGGCCGGGTTGTCCGAATACATCAAGACCATCGGCCTATACAACAGCAAGGCCAAGAATGTCATCGAGACCTGCCGCCTGCTCGTGGAGTTGCACGGCAGCGAGGTGCCACAAACCCGCGAAGCCCTGGAAGCCCTCCCCGGCGTAGGCCGTAAAACCGCTAACGTGGTGCTCAACACCGCGTTTCGGCAGCTGACCATGGCGGTGGACACGCATATTTTCCGCGTCAGCAACCGAACCGGTATTGCTCGCGGCAAAAACGTGGTGGAGGTGGAAAAGCAGCTGATGAAATTCGTGCCCAAGCCGTATTTGCTCGATTCCCACCATTGGCTGATTCTTCACGGGCGCTACGTTTGCCAGGCGCGCAAACCTCGCTGCGGGAGCTGCCGCATCGAAGACCTGTGCGAATACAAGGACAAGACATCCGACGATTGA
- the fdxA gene encoding ferredoxin FdxA, producing MTFVVTDNCIKCKYTDCVEVCPVDCFYEGPNFLVIHPDECIDCALCEPECPAVAIFSEDEVPAEMQEFIQLNVDLAEIWPNITERKDPMPDAAEWDGKKGKIANLER from the coding sequence ATGACCTTCGTCGTTACCGACAACTGCATCAAGTGCAAGTACACCGACTGCGTCGAAGTGTGTCCGGTGGACTGCTTCTACGAAGGCCCGAACTTCCTGGTTATCCACCCGGATGAGTGCATCGACTGCGCCCTGTGTGAACCAGAGTGCCCGGCCGTCGCTATTTTCTCCGAGGACGAAGTCCCGGCAGAGATGCAGGAATTTATTCAGTTGAACGTTGATTTGGCGGAAATCTGGCCGAATATCACTGAGCGTAAAGATCCGATGCCTGATGCAGCGGAGTGGGATGGCAAGAAAGGTAAGATTGCAAACCTCGAGCGCTAA
- a CDS encoding PA3496 family putative envelope integrity protein yields MSTGKEQLDVEDDLVEADDDGEAPVAEVAKTNLSKRRTIDNLLEERRLQKQLADYDFDL; encoded by the coding sequence ATGAGCACTGGCAAAGAACAACTGGATGTAGAAGACGACCTCGTTGAAGCGGATGACGACGGGGAAGCCCCCGTTGCAGAGGTGGCCAAGACCAATTTAAGCAAACGCCGCACCATCGATAACCTTCTGGAAGAGCGACGCTTGCAAAAACAGCTGGCCGATTACGACTTCGATCTCTGA